One genomic region from Conexibacter woesei DSM 14684 encodes:
- a CDS encoding amidase has product MRDLPLLTATEALVRFGAGDLSPVELMEAVIARAEALEPRINAFTDTYYEEAIASARAAEARWAAGTARPLEGLPVAVKCSTPIAGQPSTSSSLVFAERIAEVTAPAVQRILDAGGIVHARTSSPEFGCAPFTHSKLYGVTRNPWNLDRSPGGSSGGAGAALAAGTTLLADGSDIGGSIRIPASSCGVIGYKPPHGRVPLGGVAGLDLYCHLGPLARTVEDTALLHEVMAGPHPWDMLSLPPMEAPRAPFAEPRDLRVGLSVTLGGYHVEPEVAEATRAAAAALADAGVEVVELDPAWDPADIALAAQIHYGALFAAELAPLLERRDELTPYAVDFIERTMPVAAEHGYVRALELAAAAHGALVALFAQVDVLLCPTLPITAFAVGEDYVETPVTVGGVAMEDPLTGLTTVPFNVCSRHPSMSVPSGRGRDGVPIGLQIVGRPHDELSVFRTAAAVERLLDSRISPRRGAVMSWETV; this is encoded by the coding sequence ATGCGTGACCTGCCGCTGCTGACGGCGACGGAGGCGCTGGTCCGCTTCGGAGCCGGTGACCTCTCGCCGGTCGAGCTGATGGAGGCGGTGATCGCGCGCGCCGAGGCGCTGGAGCCGCGCATCAACGCCTTCACCGACACCTACTACGAGGAGGCGATCGCCTCCGCGCGCGCGGCCGAGGCGCGCTGGGCCGCCGGCACGGCGCGGCCGCTGGAGGGGCTGCCGGTCGCGGTCAAGTGCTCGACGCCGATCGCCGGCCAGCCGTCGACGAGCAGCTCGCTGGTCTTCGCCGAGCGCATCGCCGAGGTGACCGCGCCGGCCGTGCAGCGGATCCTCGATGCGGGCGGGATCGTCCACGCGCGCACCTCCTCGCCGGAGTTCGGCTGCGCGCCGTTCACGCACTCGAAGCTGTACGGCGTCACGCGGAACCCGTGGAACCTCGATCGCAGCCCCGGCGGCTCCTCCGGCGGCGCCGGCGCGGCGCTGGCGGCCGGCACGACGCTGCTCGCCGACGGCTCCGACATCGGCGGCTCGATCCGCATCCCGGCGTCGTCGTGCGGCGTGATCGGCTACAAGCCGCCACACGGCCGCGTGCCGCTCGGCGGTGTCGCCGGACTCGACCTCTACTGCCACCTCGGCCCGCTCGCGCGGACCGTCGAGGACACGGCGCTGCTGCACGAGGTGATGGCCGGTCCGCACCCGTGGGACATGCTGTCGCTGCCGCCGATGGAGGCGCCGCGGGCGCCGTTCGCGGAGCCGCGCGACCTGCGCGTCGGACTGTCGGTCACGCTGGGCGGCTACCACGTCGAGCCGGAGGTCGCGGAGGCGACGCGCGCCGCTGCGGCCGCGCTGGCCGACGCGGGCGTCGAGGTCGTCGAGCTTGACCCGGCGTGGGATCCGGCCGACATCGCGCTCGCCGCGCAGATCCACTACGGCGCGCTGTTCGCGGCCGAGCTCGCGCCGCTGCTGGAGCGCCGCGACGAGCTGACGCCGTACGCGGTCGACTTCATCGAGCGCACGATGCCGGTCGCCGCCGAGCACGGCTACGTGCGCGCGCTGGAGCTGGCGGCGGCCGCCCACGGCGCGCTCGTCGCGCTGTTCGCGCAGGTCGACGTGCTGCTCTGCCCAACGCTGCCGATCACGGCCTTCGCGGTCGGCGAGGACTACGTCGAGACGCCGGTCACGGTGGGGGGTGTCGCGATGGAAGACCCCCTTACAGGCCTGACGACGGTGCCGTTCAATGTCTGCTCGCGCCACCCCTCGATGAGCGTCCCGTCGGGGCGCGGCCGCGACGGGGTGCCGATCGGGCTGCAGATCGTCGGCCGGCCGCACGACGAGCTGAGCGTCTTCCGGACCGCGGCCGCGGTCGAACGGCTTTTGGACAGCAGGATCAGCCCCCGAAGAGGAGCGGTGATGTCATGGGAGACGGTGTGA
- a CDS encoding ABC transporter substrate-binding protein — translation MGDGVRGLTRRDAMRGAAAGAAVVGAGGLLAACGSGGSSSGTTASGETTATAGGTPRSGGTLRVGGTGGGARDSLDPNRQQTALDFARCFALYDPLVELTEQFTYELALAEEITPDDGSAKVWTVRLKDGIEFHDGKTADAEDLIFSIGRVIDPRAPGAGANALRGVTLNGMRKLDARTVRFTLEQPISIFDKRVGGYLSPLLPVGYDPARPVGAGPFKLQSFKAGDRSVMVPHPNYWGERAHVDQLDIIGIADASAAVNSLLSGQIDILQGLPPAQAEVVTSGGGKLLETNDSACFMFGMRMDMAPFDDVRVRQAMRLIADRDQMVEQVMAGRGDAANDLFARYDPDYLSDVPQREQDLEQARALLKQAGQDGMRLEISTTGAYPGLLESAQVFAEQAKGAGLDVKVRSIDPDTFYARYYRRTPFSPDLVSPQLYLTVATSYNTPGGPYDTVYNRDPEYLALYRDALAELDEAKRGELIEAMQRIDHERGGYVCWGFSKSLDAYRDDVNGLVPGTKAAFSVNNGAFNRLWLS, via the coding sequence ATGGGAGACGGTGTGAGAGGTCTGACGCGGCGTGACGCGATGCGCGGCGCCGCCGCGGGCGCGGCCGTGGTCGGCGCCGGCGGTCTGCTGGCGGCCTGCGGCAGCGGCGGCTCGTCGAGCGGCACGACGGCGTCCGGCGAGACGACCGCCACGGCGGGCGGCACGCCGAGAAGCGGCGGCACGCTGCGCGTCGGCGGAACCGGCGGCGGCGCGCGCGACTCGCTCGACCCGAACCGCCAGCAGACGGCGCTCGACTTCGCCCGCTGCTTCGCGCTCTACGACCCGCTCGTCGAGCTGACCGAGCAGTTCACCTACGAGCTGGCGCTGGCCGAGGAGATCACGCCGGACGACGGCAGCGCGAAGGTGTGGACGGTCCGGCTGAAGGACGGGATCGAGTTCCACGACGGCAAGACCGCCGACGCTGAGGACCTGATCTTCAGCATCGGCCGCGTGATCGACCCGAGAGCCCCGGGCGCCGGTGCGAACGCGCTCAGAGGCGTGACTCTGAACGGGATGAGAAAGCTCGACGCGCGCACCGTCCGCTTCACGCTCGAGCAGCCGATCTCGATCTTCGACAAGCGCGTCGGCGGGTACCTCTCGCCGCTGCTGCCGGTCGGGTACGACCCGGCGAGACCGGTCGGCGCCGGCCCCTTCAAGCTGCAGAGCTTCAAGGCCGGCGACCGCTCCGTGATGGTCCCGCACCCGAACTACTGGGGCGAGAGAGCGCACGTCGACCAGCTCGACATCATCGGCATCGCCGACGCGTCGGCGGCGGTCAACTCGCTGCTCTCCGGCCAGATCGACATCCTTCAGGGCCTGCCGCCGGCGCAGGCCGAGGTCGTCACCTCGGGCGGCGGCAAGCTGCTGGAGACGAACGACTCCGCATGCTTCATGTTCGGCATGCGGATGGACATGGCGCCGTTCGACGACGTGCGCGTGCGGCAGGCGATGCGGCTGATCGCCGACCGCGACCAGATGGTCGAGCAGGTGATGGCCGGCCGCGGCGACGCCGCCAACGACCTCTTCGCCCGCTACGACCCCGACTACCTGTCGGACGTCCCGCAGCGCGAGCAGGACCTGGAGCAGGCGAGAGCGCTGCTGAAGCAGGCCGGCCAGGACGGCATGCGGCTGGAGATCTCGACGACCGGCGCCTATCCGGGCCTGCTGGAGTCGGCGCAGGTCTTCGCCGAGCAGGCGAAGGGCGCCGGTCTCGACGTCAAGGTCAGAAGCATCGACCCGGACACCTTCTACGCCCGCTACTACCGCAGAACGCCGTTCTCGCCGGACCTCGTCTCGCCGCAGCTGTACCTGACGGTCGCGACCTCCTACAACACGCCGGGCGGCCCCTACGACACCGTCTACAACAGAGACCCCGAGTACCTCGCGCTCTACAGAGACGCGCTCGCGGAGCTGGACGAGGCCAAGCGCGGCGAGCTGATCGAGGCGATGCAGCGGATCGACCACGAGCGTGGCGGCTACGTCTGCTGGGGCTTCTCGAAGAGCCTCGACGCCTATCGCGACGACGTCAACGGGCTGGTGCCGGGGACGAAGGCGGCGTTCAGCGTCAACAACGGGGCGTTCAACCGGCTCTGGCTCAGCTAG
- a CDS encoding ABC transporter permease: MWVARRLAAGIVVVLLVSIVVFAATQALPADPAEAILGRGATPDRIEALRAELGLDRGLVQQYLDWIGGLLSGDLGRSLAANVPVSDLIGDRLVNSLVLLGLAGMISLPLAVLLGAVSAVRRDGVADRLGLGISLVLTAVPDFVIGMTLVMVFATSVLTILPAVALIPAGSSPLAHPDMLVLPVVTLVLAVVPYLYRLVRASMIDVLEADYAQMARLKGMPRGVVMRRHALPNALVPTIQASALVLGYLLSGTILVEFVFRYPGLGSALSDAISSRDLPVIQAITLIYAVAVVVFNLLADVLTVLVTPKLRTAGR; the protein is encoded by the coding sequence ATGTGGGTCGCGCGGCGGCTCGCGGCCGGCATCGTCGTCGTGCTGCTCGTCTCGATCGTCGTCTTCGCCGCGACCCAGGCGCTCCCGGCCGACCCGGCCGAGGCGATCCTGGGGCGCGGCGCGACGCCGGACCGGATCGAGGCGCTGCGGGCCGAGCTGGGGCTCGACCGCGGGCTCGTGCAGCAGTACCTCGATTGGATCGGCGGCCTGCTCAGCGGCGATCTCGGCAGATCGCTGGCGGCCAACGTCCCCGTCAGCGATCTGATCGGCGACAGACTGGTCAACTCGCTCGTGCTGCTCGGCCTGGCCGGCATGATCTCGCTGCCGCTGGCGGTGCTGCTCGGCGCCGTCAGCGCGGTCCGCCGCGACGGCGTCGCCGACCGCCTCGGGCTCGGCATCAGCCTCGTCCTGACGGCCGTGCCCGACTTCGTGATCGGCATGACGCTGGTGATGGTCTTCGCCACCTCGGTGCTGACGATCCTGCCGGCGGTCGCGCTGATCCCGGCCGGCTCGTCGCCGCTCGCCCACCCCGACATGCTGGTGCTGCCGGTCGTCACGCTCGTGCTCGCGGTCGTGCCGTACCTCTACCGGCTCGTGCGCGCGTCGATGATCGACGTGCTGGAGGCCGACTATGCGCAGATGGCGCGGCTGAAGGGGATGCCGCGCGGCGTCGTGATGCGCCGCCACGCGCTCCCCAACGCGCTCGTGCCGACGATCCAGGCCTCGGCGCTCGTGCTCGGCTACCTGCTGAGCGGGACGATCCTCGTCGAGTTCGTCTTCCGCTACCCCGGTCTCGGCTCGGCGCTGTCGGACGCGATCTCCAGCCGCGACCTGCCGGTGATCCAGGCGATCACGCTGATCTATGCGGTCGCCGTCGTCGTCTTCAACCTGCTCGCCGACGTGCTGACCGTCCTCGTCACCCCGAAGCTGCGGACGGCCGGGCGATGA
- a CDS encoding ABC transporter permease gives MTAVMTLRRAFAYPQTVIGAVLTGLIVLLALLGPLLAPHTPTEFVGAPLSGPSGDALLGADQLGRDVLSRVLWGGRSVLWMSVAAALLGVALGVALGLVAGYARGRADALVMRALDVVIAFPQLVLVLLFVSLLGARAWLIVLLTAIAWAPGVARVTRGITLETGEREFVQAAEVLGYRRRSIVLGEILPNLTTPLMVELGVRLTWSIALISGLSFLGLGIQPPAADWGLMVNENRNGLTVQPWGVVAPVACIAIFTIGTNLITEGFARTMAGVDRQRGA, from the coding sequence ATGACCGCCGTGATGACGCTGCGGCGGGCGTTCGCCTACCCGCAGACGGTGATCGGCGCGGTCCTGACCGGCCTGATCGTGCTGCTCGCGCTGCTCGGCCCGCTGCTCGCGCCGCACACGCCGACCGAGTTCGTCGGCGCACCGCTGAGCGGCCCGTCCGGTGATGCGCTGCTCGGTGCCGACCAGCTCGGGCGCGACGTCCTCTCGCGCGTGCTGTGGGGTGGCCGCAGCGTGCTGTGGATGTCGGTCGCGGCGGCGCTGCTCGGCGTCGCGCTGGGGGTCGCGCTCGGGCTCGTCGCCGGCTACGCGAGAGGCCGCGCGGACGCGCTCGTGATGCGCGCGCTCGACGTCGTGATCGCCTTCCCGCAGCTCGTGCTGGTGCTGCTGTTCGTCTCGCTGCTCGGCGCGCGCGCGTGGCTGATCGTGCTGCTGACCGCGATCGCGTGGGCGCCGGGCGTCGCGCGCGTGACGCGCGGCATCACGCTGGAGACCGGCGAGCGCGAGTTCGTGCAGGCGGCCGAGGTGCTCGGCTACCGCCGCCGCAGCATCGTGCTCGGCGAGATCCTGCCGAACCTGACGACCCCGCTGATGGTCGAGCTGGGGGTGCGGCTGACGTGGTCGATCGCGCTGATCTCGGGCCTGAGCTTCCTCGGCCTCGGCATCCAGCCGCCGGCCGCCGACTGGGGCCTGATGGTGAACGAGAACCGCAACGGCCTGACGGTGCAGCCGTGGGGCGTCGTCGCGCCCGTCGCCTGCATCGCGATCTTCACGATCGGGACCAACCTGATCACCGAGGGCTTCGCGCGGACGATGGCCGGCGTCGACCGGCAGAGAGGAGCGTGA
- a CDS encoding ABC transporter ATP-binding protein: MTVAVSVGELRVDLSGSGADVVDAVSFTIRAGEIVGLVGESGSGKTTVGTALLGHARRGATVAGGRIAIDGQELLGLGEAALAGVRGSVVAYVPQDPSTALNPALRLGIQLRELLDVHAPEAPRAQAGERIAAALRDVRLPDDPAFLRRYPHQLSGGQQQRVCLAMAFLLRPRAIVLDEPTTGLDVTTQAHVLATVRELCAAYDVAALYVTHDLAVVANLADRVLVMYAGRIVEAGARDAVLREPAHPYTTLLLAASPDLRERRRMTPIPGHAPAPGARPGGCSFAPRCPLAIERCRAEAPALTGHARAPGREVACHRAGELEPPRRGEVADAAGSTAEAAPAAPATATAARPLLSVRDVHCSYGAVTVLRGVSLAVEPRSCVAIVGESGSGKTTLVRTIAGLRVADAGEIALDGRVLDGVARRRTAADRQALQYVFQNPYASLNPRKSVAEILTKPVRHFFGGSAKAARPRVAEALEAVGLPERVLTRYPDQLSGGERQRVAIARALACDPRLLICDEITSALDVSVQATIVDLLGRLRRERGLGLIFVTHDLALVRTIADRVVVLDGGAIVEAGATDDVLDRPQADYTRELLADTPSW, translated from the coding sequence ATGACCGTTGCCGTGTCCGTCGGCGAGCTGCGCGTCGACCTGTCCGGGAGCGGCGCCGACGTCGTCGACGCCGTCAGCTTCACGATCCGCGCGGGCGAGATCGTCGGCCTCGTCGGCGAGTCCGGTTCCGGCAAGACGACCGTCGGCACCGCGCTGCTCGGCCACGCGCGGCGCGGCGCGACCGTCGCCGGCGGGCGGATCGCGATCGACGGCCAGGAGCTGCTCGGGCTCGGCGAGGCCGCCCTCGCCGGGGTGCGCGGGAGCGTCGTCGCGTACGTGCCGCAGGACCCGTCGACCGCGCTCAACCCGGCGCTGCGGCTCGGCATCCAGCTGCGCGAGCTGCTCGACGTGCACGCGCCGGAGGCGCCGCGCGCGCAGGCGGGCGAGCGGATCGCGGCGGCGCTGCGCGACGTGCGCCTGCCCGACGATCCCGCGTTCCTGCGCCGCTACCCGCACCAGCTCTCCGGCGGGCAGCAGCAGCGTGTCTGCCTCGCGATGGCGTTCCTGCTGCGGCCGCGCGCGATCGTGCTCGACGAGCCGACGACGGGGCTCGACGTGACGACCCAGGCGCACGTGCTCGCGACCGTGCGCGAGCTGTGCGCCGCCTACGACGTCGCGGCGCTGTACGTCACCCACGACCTCGCCGTCGTCGCCAACCTCGCCGACAGGGTGCTCGTGATGTACGCCGGGCGGATCGTCGAGGCCGGCGCGCGCGACGCGGTCCTGCGCGAGCCGGCGCACCCGTACACGACGCTGCTGCTGGCGGCCAGCCCCGACTTGCGCGAGCGGCGGAGGATGACGCCGATCCCCGGCCACGCGCCCGCGCCGGGCGCGCGGCCGGGCGGCTGCTCGTTCGCGCCGCGCTGCCCGCTGGCGATCGAGCGCTGTCGTGCGGAGGCGCCGGCGCTGACCGGGCACGCGCGGGCGCCTGGGCGCGAGGTGGCCTGCCACCGCGCGGGTGAGCTGGAGCCGCCCCGGCGGGGGGAGGTCGCGGACGCGGCGGGGAGCACCGCCGAGGCCGCGCCGGCTGCGCCTGCGACGGCGACCGCGGCGCGGCCGCTCCTGTCCGTCCGCGACGTGCACTGCTCCTACGGCGCGGTGACGGTGCTGCGCGGCGTCTCGCTCGCGGTCGAGCCGCGCTCGTGCGTCGCGATCGTCGGCGAGTCGGGCAGCGGCAAGACGACGCTCGTGCGCACGATCGCCGGCCTGCGCGTGGCCGACGCGGGCGAGATCGCGCTCGACGGGCGCGTGCTCGACGGCGTCGCGCGGCGCCGCACTGCCGCCGACCGGCAGGCGCTCCAGTACGTCTTCCAGAACCCCTACGCCTCGCTCAACCCGCGCAAATCGGTCGCGGAGATCCTCACCAAGCCGGTGCGGCACTTCTTCGGCGGCAGCGCGAAGGCGGCCCGGCCACGGGTGGCCGAGGCGCTGGAGGCGGTCGGCCTGCCGGAGCGGGTGCTGACGCGCTACCCCGACCAGCTCTCCGGCGGCGAGCGCCAGCGGGTCGCGATCGCGCGGGCGCTGGCGTGCGACCCGCGGCTGCTGATCTGCGACGAGATCACCTCGGCGCTCGACGTCTCCGTCCAGGCGACGATCGTCGACCTGCTCGGCCGGCTGCGGCGCGAGCGCGGCCTGGGGCTGATCTTCGTCACCCACGACCTCGCGCTCGTGCGCACGATCGCCGACCGCGTCGTCGTGCTCGACGGCGGCGCGATCGTCGAGGCCGGCGCGACCGATGACGTGCTCGACCGGCCGCAGGCGGACTACACGCGCGAGCTGCTCGCCGACACGCCGTCGTGGTGA
- a CDS encoding DUF2180 family protein codes for MDCLYCSYIDIEATAVGLCRCGAGLCRQHLTERGASRRQTTTIGVVSRTVRFGLDERRLLCPACAAATAHHDGVSASSSRV; via the coding sequence ATGGATTGCCTGTACTGCAGCTACATAGACATCGAAGCGACGGCGGTCGGTCTCTGCCGCTGCGGCGCCGGCCTCTGCCGCCAGCACCTCACCGAGCGGGGCGCCTCGCGCAGACAGACGACGACGATAGGCGTCGTCAGCCGCACCGTCAGGTTCGGCTTGGACGAGCGGCGGCTGCTGTGCCCGGCGTGCGCCGCCGCCACCGCTCACCACGACGGCGTGTCGGCGAGCAGCTCGCGCGTGTAG
- a CDS encoding HtaA domain-containing protein, producing MLSRRTPRPRTARSALAACFFALTLALAFATAAPTRAAAAEPIQITDGDGLLWGLKQSWRTYAGIGTWSGGVEHVGGVDGYRWPFRSGTYDPDTHRAELRFGGSVRWIAHAGALDLTLSDPRLYIDGDDGRIVAKVVSKSESTGELEDYGEIAMVDVAVRGDALTVAAGKTTWNGLTTTLTADGRTAFSGNYPTGTRMDPVTTTYTGPGGVPRATGDDFAVEDAIAWSAVTRVTPDPTRNAYGFHEDTLNELVHTPVGGSAGLVALDPDTLEPVGTPLGSNPSSMFENYPGSTSAPRTGTVFDAGGGTIYAFTWDGSTQSYRQERLPGDFWADAIHFDVPRSRLIAVRSGELVTWRRVGGVWTQRPYTLAGVPFTTDSRAAIAADSTNELVVTSAGNRPILLQLSGTTATASFLPGDYSDPGAQQPEFDKPSGVTAAPGGGFDLTNYRGQVYQTRRDRYGALQPPAPPLEHGLGQVLATTSDAVLGTSIVADFALSTLGFVEDGRIAGTLRLDEQIGAGVISPIGIAAGPDGSLYVNGSGTQTKFERRGYTPRVTTQPQDAVVSLAAGVAGGSATFTAAGSARAWSGTEATPAIRWQTRAGGSGRFTDIAGATGASVTLDAAADDNGRQVRAVFTNANGEVGSRAATLTVNTAATIAVQPSDVAVSAGQAAEIKVMPVGNPAPQIQWQMKTGPFWADVDAESGDFDVDGGFLRVPSATATMDGTQFRARLRNRITPGSEAWSTVFTRAVTLNVTAPVTTPRTFGGGHVDWGFANRWRCYVVGNVGRGGIVPRDGAAQVPGTLATGNLCNGRGAGSEIIRFGVRGGSYDPANGGLELRLRGSVRFWGHDYHVPGSTRPQLDTTFSNLRLVAEGTRGTLYADVVGATMEAPAAVARRNVPLVSITLPDGPVARQSGLDWSGLETTLTAEGAAVFGSYPAGELFDPIAVAADYGTPEPEPRPQPRPEPQPAPRPSPQPPPRAPARATVVAGKNAVALKRAQRVVTIARLRCPAGRACAVVVPKRVALRVAGRRHFAAVVAPRRIAGGRAATVRVRLTRTTAARLAGRRAAVRVRVKVTAPGSGATVKVVMVMVRGAPASGR from the coding sequence ATGCTCTCCCGCAGGACCCCCAGGCCGCGAACGGCGCGCAGCGCGCTGGCCGCGTGCTTCTTCGCGCTCACCCTCGCGCTCGCCTTCGCCACGGCGGCGCCGACCCGCGCGGCCGCCGCCGAGCCGATCCAGATCACCGACGGCGACGGGCTCCTGTGGGGCCTCAAGCAGTCGTGGCGCACCTACGCCGGCATCGGCACGTGGTCGGGCGGCGTCGAGCACGTCGGCGGCGTCGACGGCTACCGCTGGCCGTTCAGATCGGGCACCTACGATCCCGACACGCACAGAGCCGAGCTGCGGTTCGGCGGCAGCGTCCGCTGGATCGCCCACGCGGGCGCGCTCGACCTGACGTTGAGCGATCCGCGCCTCTACATCGACGGCGACGACGGCCGCATCGTCGCCAAGGTCGTCAGCAAGAGCGAATCGACCGGGGAGCTGGAGGACTACGGCGAGATCGCGATGGTCGACGTCGCCGTCAGAGGCGACGCGCTGACCGTCGCCGCCGGCAAGACGACGTGGAACGGCCTCACCACGACGCTGACCGCCGACGGCCGCACGGCCTTCAGCGGCAACTACCCGACCGGCACCAGAATGGACCCGGTCACGACGACCTACACCGGTCCCGGCGGCGTGCCGAGAGCGACCGGCGACGACTTCGCCGTCGAGGACGCGATCGCCTGGAGCGCGGTCACCAGAGTCACGCCGGACCCGACCCGCAACGCCTACGGCTTCCACGAGGACACGCTCAACGAGCTTGTCCACACGCCAGTCGGCGGCTCCGCCGGCCTCGTCGCGCTCGACCCCGACACGCTGGAGCCGGTCGGGACACCGCTCGGTTCCAACCCGTCGAGCATGTTCGAGAACTACCCGGGGTCGACCTCGGCCCCGCGGACCGGGACGGTCTTCGACGCGGGCGGCGGCACGATCTACGCGTTCACCTGGGACGGATCCACCCAGAGCTACAGACAGGAGAGACTGCCCGGGGACTTCTGGGCCGACGCGATCCACTTCGACGTGCCCCGCTCGCGCCTGATCGCCGTCCGCAGCGGCGAGCTCGTCACCTGGCGGAGAGTCGGCGGCGTCTGGACGCAGAGACCGTACACGCTCGCCGGCGTGCCGTTCACCACCGACTCGCGCGCGGCGATCGCCGCCGACTCCACCAACGAGCTGGTCGTCACCTCGGCCGGCAACCGACCGATCCTGCTGCAGCTGTCGGGCACGACCGCGACGGCCAGCTTCCTGCCCGGCGACTACAGCGACCCCGGCGCCCAGCAGCCGGAGTTCGACAAGCCGAGCGGGGTGACGGCCGCGCCCGGCGGCGGCTTCGATCTGACCAACTACCGCGGCCAGGTCTACCAGACCCGTCGCGACCGGTACGGCGCCCTGCAGCCGCCCGCCCCGCCGCTCGAGCACGGCCTCGGCCAGGTGCTCGCCACCACCTCCGACGCCGTTCTCGGCACCTCGATCGTCGCCGACTTCGCGCTCAGCACGCTCGGCTTCGTCGAGGACGGCCGCATCGCCGGAACGCTCAGACTCGACGAGCAGATCGGCGCCGGCGTGATCAGCCCGATCGGGATCGCCGCCGGCCCCGACGGCTCGCTGTACGTCAACGGCAGCGGCACGCAGACGAAGTTCGAGCGCCGCGGCTACACGCCGCGCGTGACGACCCAGCCGCAGGATGCCGTCGTCTCGCTCGCGGCCGGCGTCGCGGGCGGGTCGGCGACGTTCACCGCCGCCGGCAGCGCGCGAGCTTGGAGCGGCACGGAGGCGACGCCGGCGATCCGCTGGCAGACGCGTGCCGGCGGCAGCGGTCGCTTCACCGACATCGCAGGCGCGACCGGCGCGAGTGTGACGCTCGACGCGGCCGCCGACGACAACGGCCGCCAAGTCCGCGCGGTCTTCACGAACGCGAACGGCGAGGTCGGCAGTCGCGCGGCGACGCTGACCGTCAACACCGCCGCCACGATCGCCGTGCAGCCCTCCGACGTCGCCGTCAGCGCCGGCCAGGCGGCCGAGATCAAGGTGATGCCGGTCGGCAACCCGGCACCGCAGATCCAGTGGCAGATGAAGACCGGCCCCTTCTGGGCCGACGTCGACGCGGAGTCGGGCGACTTCGACGTCGACGGCGGCTTCCTGCGCGTGCCGAGCGCGACGGCCACGATGGACGGGACGCAGTTCCGCGCCCGCTTGCGCAACCGCATCACGCCCGGCTCGGAGGCGTGGAGCACGGTCTTCACGCGCGCCGTCACGCTGAACGTCACCGCGCCGGTGACGACGCCGCGGACGTTCGGCGGCGGCCACGTCGACTGGGGCTTCGCCAACCGCTGGCGTTGCTATGTCGTCGGCAACGTCGGCCGCGGCGGGATCGTGCCCCGCGACGGCGCGGCGCAGGTGCCCGGCACGCTCGCGACAGGCAACCTCTGCAACGGCCGCGGCGCCGGCTCGGAGATCATCCGCTTCGGCGTTCGCGGCGGCTCCTACGACCCGGCGAACGGCGGGCTGGAGCTGAGACTGCGCGGCAGCGTCCGCTTCTGGGGCCACGACTACCACGTGCCCGGCAGCACCAGACCGCAGCTCGACACGACCTTCTCGAACCTGCGGCTGGTCGCCGAAGGCACGCGCGGCACCCTCTACGCCGATGTCGTCGGCGCGACGATGGAGGCGCCGGCAGCGGTCGCGCGCAGGAACGTGCCGCTCGTCTCGATCACGTTGCCGGACGGCCCGGTCGCACGCCAGAGCGGGCTCGACTGGAGTGGGCTGGAGACGACCCTGACGGCTGAGGGCGCCGCCGTCTTCGGCAGCTATCCGGCTGGGGAGCTGTTCGACCCGATAGCTGTCGCGGCCGACTACGGCACGCCGGAGCCCGAGCCGCGGCCGCAGCCTCGGCCGGAGCCGCAACCGGCACCGCGGCCATCGCCGCAGCCGCCGCCGAGAGCGCCGGCGCGCGCGACGGTGGTAGCGGGGAAGAACGCGGTCGCGCTGAAGCGTGCGCAGCGGGTCGTGACGATCGCGCGGCTGCGGTGCCCGGCCGGCCGCGCCTGCGCCGTCGTCGTGCCCAAGCGCGTCGCGCTGCGCGTCGCCGGCAGACGCCACTTCGCTGCCGTCGTCGCCCCGCGGCGGATCGCCGGCGGCCGCGCCGCGACGGTGCGCGTGCGGCTCACGCGCACGACGGCCGCGCGCCTCGCCGGCCGCCGTGCGGCGGTGAGGGTGCGCGTGAAGGTGACCGCCCCCGGCTCCGGCGCGACCGTGAAGGTCGTCATGGTGATGGTGAGGGGGGCACCGGCCAGCGGGCGCTGA